The segment CATCACCGAGCGCGGAATGAAGCGCATCAGTTTCGCCACGCCCACCAACCCCAGCACCACCTGGAACAAGCCGGCCAGGATAACGGCAGCGATCAGGTAGTCGAGGCCATGGCTTTTCATCAGCGGCGCAATTACCAGGGCGACGGCACCGGTGGCGGCGGAGATCATCGCCGGCCGCCCACCAAGGAAAGAGATCGAAACAGCCATCGTGAAGGCGGCGAACAAACCGATCCGCGGGTCGACCCCGGCAATGATCGAAAAGGCGATGGCCTCCGGGATGAGTGCCAGGGCGACGACAAGCCCGGCAAGGAACTCGGTTTTGAGGAGCCGGGGCGAACGCAGCGCCACCCAGACGGATTGCCGTTGCTCCGGAGTCAATTGCTCGGACGCAACAGTAGGGTCGGCAGCGGGCGCCATCAGGCTCCTATCGAGATCGGGCAGGGCATCGGCCCATTGACCCCGCAACCCTACCCTAACGTCAGGGTAGGGTTGAAGTCATGACGAAGGACGGGATGACGGAGAATCTGCGGGACAGGACCACTATGCATATCGGCGAGGTCGCCGAGCGCACCGGTCTTTCGCTGCGCACAATCCGGCACTACGACGAAATCGGGCTGCTTCCGGCCAGCGCACGCACCGACGGGGGTTTCCGCGTCTACACCAGCTCCGACCTGAACCGGCTGATGGTCATCCGCCGAATGAAGCCGCTCGGTTTCACCCTCGACCAGATGGCGGAGTTGCTGAATTTGGTCGATCGGCTCGCGGTTGCCGAGGCAGAGCCAGCCGCCCGTGCCCGGCTCGGCGAGTACATAGCCATGGCGGAAGAGAAGCGGGACGAACTCGAACTGAATCTTGCCCGGGCTGATGAGTTCATCACCGTGCTTCGAAGCCGGTAGCCGGCCAGATGAAACCGCTCGGATTCGCCCGTTGGTGAGCTATTCCGGCGGGTTAACCGGTTCGCCCAACGACAGCATCAGCCGATTGGCCCAATTGAAGAACGATGCGCCGTTGATCACGTCCACGATCTCGAGATCACTCAGTCCGGCCTCGCTCAACTCGTCGATATTGGCGCCATCAAACTCCACCGGCGTTTTCGTCAATGCCGACGAGGCCGTTCTCACGGCATTCCAGCGGACATCGATATCGCTGTCGACGTCTTCGAGCAGGCGTTGCACGTCTGCCGAGCGCTTCGAGAAGCTGCTCGCGAACCGGGCATGCACCGAGGCGCAGAAGACACATCCGTTGACCCGGGATGTCACCGCTGCCGACAGCTCCCGCTCGGCGCGCGGCAACCCGTCCGCCGTGTTGTGGAAAATGTCATTGTCGGTTTTCGTCCGGGCTTCCAGAACGTGCGGATCACGCACCAGGAGCCTGAAATAGGGCGACCCAGCTCGCCCTCTCTGCACCAGAGCAGCGTAATGGACGTCTGTCAGCTCTGCTTCCGGAATGGGCTCGAGCCAAGGTACCCAGTCGAGATTTGCCTGGGTGAATTGCTCGGGCCGATCCAGCTCCTGATAGGAGATCAGCTGATCCGCTGTTGTCGTCATACCGCGCTCACTTTCCGCTTGTCCGCAAGTTGTCTCAGGCCGTGAACGACCCGGATCTGGAAGGTCAGGAAGGCGACTTCCTGTGACAGGGTGACGATCTGGGTCGTTGTCCACCCAGCCCGCAACAACTGGTCAAGCAGCTCCGGCCGGGAATCACGCGGGTGGAAAACCAGATGATGGGCGTGCTCCAGCCCTGCAGAGATCCGGTCACCAAAGGTCTGGCGCCCCGGATCAGAGATCCGGAACGCGGGGCCGGGCCGGCTTTCCTGCGCCAGGCCGGGTTCGCGGTAGGTTCCGTAGGGTCCCGATGTGCTGCCTCGATCGATTTCGCTGCCGATGGCTTCCGTAGTCTCCGCCGTGGCCCGAGCGCCGAGTTCGGCTCGATAAAACTCGCTGGCCGCTGACTCGCCGTGCAGCCCAACAACGAAGGCGGCGATCAGGAAGCGTTCCGGGATGGAGAAGCCGGCGTCGTCATCCGGCTCGAACAGCGCAAGATAACTTTGTTGCGCGTTGTCTCGAACGTCCAATCGGTGAGCGCGCAGTTCGTCCAGCACGCTTCCGGGAGTGATCCCAGCCAGCGCGTCGATAATGTCGGGTGTTCCAGTCATACCCGGGCCTCCGTCTCGTCGAGGATTTGTTGACCGAGCGGTCGTTCGAGCCGCCAGCCGAAGTGCGGTGCCACCTTGTGAGCGATCAGCTCGATCGACCGAAGAATGTGTTCGTGCGGAGGATCCACCGAGTGCACCTGAAAAGTTATGTCCGTGACCCGGTCCAGCGAGCTGTCCGAGGAAAGCGACTCGATTACGTCGTCCGGCGTGCCCACATGGGTATCGGTCGCGGCAATGATCTCGGCAAGTGGGGCATCCGCCAGCGAAGAGTCGAATGCCCCGACCGAGGCCACCGCGTTTCGTAGTCCGGCGTCGGCAAACCGAAGCGCTTCCGATCGGTCGTCCGCGACGAAGAGCGTTCGCGAGCTGAGGATCCGCGGGCTGACACCAGGGGCCAGCGATTCCAGGTAGCGGTCGATCATCGGATTCTGGATGTCGACGAGGCTCAGCTCCTGATTGTCCTTCGGCCGGGGCTGGGTCCTGGAAAGCATCAACCCATCGCCCCGCTCGCCGGCTCGTGTGGCGCCGGATTCAGAGAACGTGGCCTGCCACAGACGCCGGGACAACGCAGAGGCCGCGGGGTAGACCCTGGCCTCACCGGCACCGAAGTCGTTGCCATCCAGCGCGTCTGCCAAAACCTGAAGTTTGCCGGCGAAGATCTCCCTTCGGTCGTCAAAATTAAGACCGAACGTCTGAAACGACGCAGGTGTGCCACCGGAACCGAAGCCGAGTTCGAGCCGCCCGCCGGACAGGAGGTCGACAACCGACGCATCCTCGGCCACCCGAATCGGGTCTTCCAGCGGCAGCGTGATGATGCCGGTGCCCAATCGGATCGACGTCGTTCTCGCGGCGACATGTGCGAGGAACACGAGCGGGGCGGGCAGCCCGCCTTCCGAACCCTTGAAGTGGTGCTGGGCTACCCAGGCAGAGGCGAAGCCATGACGTTCGGCCTGCTGAATCTGCTCGGTAGCGAACGTGTAGCGCCTCGACGGCGACACGTCATCGAGGAGTCGGCTGAAGAAGCCGATTCGAGGTTGCGACATTTTTTCTCCTATCGGGGTGCGGCTAGCTGATCGCGGCGGCGTTGAGGGTGATCCCTCTGCCGGGGATGGCGGCCAGCAGTTCCTTGGTGTATTCCGAGCGCGGCCGGTCGAAGATTTCTGCGGTGGCGCCGTGCTCTTCGGCCCGGCCTGCCCTCATGACTGACACCGTGTCCGAGATCTGGCGGACCACGGCGAGGTCGTGGGAGATGAACAGGTAGGTCAGTCCGAACTCGACCTGCAGCATTTCCAATAGCTGCAGGATCTGTGCCTGCACCGTGACGTCGAGGGCGGAAACCGCTTCGTCAAGTACCACTACCTCGGGTTCGACGATCAGGGCTCTGGCGATCGCGACCCGCTGCCGCTGTCCTCCGGAAAGTTCGCGCGGATGTCGCGCGGCTATTCCGGACGGTAACGCAACTCGGTCGATGAACTCGGCGACCTTCGCGGCGCGTTCACGTTTGGACCCGATCCGAAAGTTGACCAGTGGTTCGGCAATGATTCGGTCGATGGATTGTCGCGGATCCAGTGAGCTGAAGGGATTCTGGTAGACCAGCTGTGCCACGCGGCGAAAGCTGCGCAGGCTTTCGCCGCGCAGGGAAAGCACGTCGTGGCCGCCCACCTGGATGCTTCCGGAGGTTGCGCGCTGGAATCCGAGCACGGCACGGGCAAGCGTCGTCTTTCCTGATCCTGATTCCCCCACGATGGCGTGCGTTGTGCCCGATGCGACTGAAAACGACACATTGTCCACCGCGCGGAACGGCTGATCTTTTCGGCCTCGGGAAAACTCCTGCACGAGGTTCGTCACGGTCACAGCGGCAGGCGGAGCTTTGGCGGCGGTGTCGGCGGCGGCAACCGGGCCAGCGGCGGTGACCGGGCCGACATCGCGAGCAGGTGAGCCGACCGCGAATGACGGGACGTCGTCGATCAGCGTCCTGGTGTACTCGCTCTGCGGCCGGTTCAGGATTTCGGCGGCCACATTCTGTTCCTGGATCCGGCCATCCTTCATCACGATGATCCGGTTCGCACGTTCGGCGGCGACCGCGAGATCATGCGTGACGAACAACAGCGCGGTGCCGGACTCACGGCGCAGATCGTCGAGCAGGTCGAGTATCCGGCGCTGCACGGTGACGTCGAGGGCGCTGGTGGGCTCGTCGGCGATTATCAGCGCCGGCTGCAGCGCAACTGCACTGGCAATCAGCACGCGCTGCTTCATCCCGCCCGATAGCTGATGCGGGTATTGCCGGGCTCGCTCGTGCGGTTCGGGGATGCCGACGCGTTCCAGCAGCTCGATCACCCGGGCTTGGACCTGCTTCCGGTCGCCCCATTTGTGGATCCGCAACACCTCGGCAAGGCTTTCGCCGATCCGTTTCACCGGGTTCAGCGAATTGTTGGGATCCTGCGGAATCAGGCCGACCCGCGTTCCGCGTATCGCCTCCAGCCGCCGCGAGCTCCAGCCGGCGATGTCGGTGCCATCGAGGGCGATCGAGCCGCTGTCGGTTCGGCCGTTGTCGGCAAGCAGGCCGATGATCGCCTGCGCCGTTGTCGTCTTCCCCGACCCCGATTCGCCCACGACGGCCACGACCTCGCCGGGTTGAACCGAAAACGCCACATCGTGCACTACCCGGGTCGACTCGTACCTGCCGTGATAGGAAACTGACAAGTTCGCGACGTCCAGCAGGGGCGCGGGTAACTGATTTGTCACGAGTCTCACCTAACGGTTGGAAAGTGCGGAGCTGATTCGGTTTGCCGCCAGCACGACGGCGACGACGATGACGCCCGGCAGCGTCGTTAGCCACCAGGCCGTCGCGACGTAATTGCGTCCCTCGGCGATCATCAGCCCCCATTCGGGTGTCGGAGGCGGAGCACCGTATCCGAGGAATCCGAGCGTGGAGATCTGCAGGATCGCACTGCCGAATTGAAGTGCGGCAAGCGCGATCACCGCGGTCAGCGAGTTAGGCAGAATGTGCCGCCACAACACGGTCGAGAACCTGCCGCCGCTGCCAAAAGCGGCCTCGACATAGTCGCTTCGGCGGACCCGGACCACTTCGGAACGGGCAAGCCTGGCAAACGTCGCGATGCTGGTCACCCCGACCGCAAACGCTGCGTTCGCGGTGCCGAATCCGAGCAGAATGATGATGCTGAGCGAGAGCAGCAAACCTGGGATCGCCAGCAGCACATCGACAATTCGCATCAGCACGTCGTCGACGACCCTGCCGAGCGAGCCGGCCAGGACGCCGACAGCGGTACCGGCGACGAGCCCCACGGTAACCGCGATCAGCGCACCGAGCAGGGAATGCACGGCACCGTAGACGACACGGGAGTACACGTCGCGGCCCGTGGCATCCGTCCCGAACCAGTGCGCTGCATTCGGGACCTGCAATGCTTCCGCTGCAGATCCGGCAACCGGGTCGTACCGGGTGAAAATCCCGGGCAGAAGTGCCCAAAGAATCACGACGGCGATAACGAGGGCTGAAAGCACCAGTCCCGGCCTGAGTCGCCGCAGCCGCCTGCCAATCTTTGGTTTCCCGAGCGGCCGCCGAGGTTCCGCCGGCAGTCCGGTTTCGGCCAGGGCAGTTGCCGCGCCAGCAGTCGGTAAGTCCGTGCTGGTCTGGATGGTCATGTCGCGGCACCTACTTTCGTCTTCAACCGCGGATCAAGCAGTGGGTACAGAAGATCGACCGTGAGATTCACCAGGACGAATACCGACGCGGAGAGAATGACGATCGCCTGGAGCACGGGCGTGTCCTGACTCGCAACCGCCTGCTCGGTGAGCCGCCCGATGCCGGCCCGGCCGAACACCGTCTCCGTGACGACCGCCCCGGCAATGAGTTCGCCGAACAGGACGCCGGCAATCGTGAGTGTCGGCAGGA is part of the Saxibacter everestensis genome and harbors:
- a CDS encoding MerR family transcriptional regulator, coding for MTKDGMTENLRDRTTMHIGEVAERTGLSLRTIRHYDEIGLLPASARTDGGFRVYTSSDLNRLMVIRRMKPLGFTLDQMAELLNLVDRLAVAEAEPAARARLGEYIAMAEEKRDELELNLARADEFITVLRSR
- a CDS encoding alkylhydroperoxidase domain protein, which encodes MTTTADQLISYQELDRPEQFTQANLDWVPWLEPIPEAELTDVHYAALVQRGRAGSPYFRLLVRDPHVLEARTKTDNDIFHNTADGLPRAERELSAAVTSRVNGCVFCASVHARFASSFSKRSADVQRLLEDVDSDIDVRWNAVRTASSALTKTPVEFDGANIDELSEAGLSDLEIVDVINGASFFNWANRLMLSLGEPVNPPE
- a CDS encoding CMD domain protein encodes the protein MTGTPDIIDALAGITPGSVLDELRAHRLDVRDNAQQSYLALFEPDDDAGFSIPERFLIAAFVVGLHGESAASEFYRAELGARATAETTEAIGSEIDRGSTSGPYGTYREPGLAQESRPGPAFRISDPGRQTFGDRISAGLEHAHHLVFHPRDSRPELLDQLLRAGWTTTQIVTLSQEVAFLTFQIRVVHGLRQLADKRKVSAV
- a CDS encoding putative FMN-dependent luciferase-like monooxygenase; translation: MSQPRIGFFSRLLDDVSPSRRYTFATEQIQQAERHGFASAWVAQHHFKGSEGGLPAPLVFLAHVAARTTSIRLGTGIITLPLEDPIRVAEDASVVDLLSGGRLELGFGSGGTPASFQTFGLNFDDRREIFAGKLQVLADALDGNDFGAGEARVYPAASALSRRLWQATFSESGATRAGERGDGLMLSRTQPRPKDNQELSLVDIQNPMIDRYLESLAPGVSPRILSSRTLFVADDRSEALRFADAGLRNAVASVGAFDSSLADAPLAEIIAATDTHVGTPDDVIESLSSDSSLDRVTDITFQVHSVDPPHEHILRSIELIAHKVAPHFGWRLERPLGQQILDETEARV
- a CDS encoding dipeptide ABC transporter ATP-binding protein — protein: MTNQLPAPLLDVANLSVSYHGRYESTRVVHDVAFSVQPGEVVAVVGESGSGKTTTAQAIIGLLADNGRTDSGSIALDGTDIAGWSSRRLEAIRGTRVGLIPQDPNNSLNPVKRIGESLAEVLRIHKWGDRKQVQARVIELLERVGIPEPHERARQYPHQLSGGMKQRVLIASAVALQPALIIADEPTSALDVTVQRRILDLLDDLRRESGTALLFVTHDLAVAAERANRIIVMKDGRIQEQNVAAEILNRPQSEYTRTLIDDVPSFAVGSPARDVGPVTAAGPVAAADTAAKAPPAAVTVTNLVQEFSRGRKDQPFRAVDNVSFSVASGTTHAIVGESGSGKTTLARAVLGFQRATSGSIQVGGHDVLSLRGESLRSFRRVAQLVYQNPFSSLDPRQSIDRIIAEPLVNFRIGSKRERAAKVAEFIDRVALPSGIAARHPRELSGGQRQRVAIARALIVEPEVVVLDEAVSALDVTVQAQILQLLEMLQVEFGLTYLFISHDLAVVRQISDTVSVMRAGRAEEHGATAEIFDRPRSEYTKELLAAIPGRGITLNAAAIS
- a CDS encoding ABC transporter permease codes for the protein MTIQTSTDLPTAGAATALAETGLPAEPRRPLGKPKIGRRLRRLRPGLVLSALVIAVVILWALLPGIFTRYDPVAGSAAEALQVPNAAHWFGTDATGRDVYSRVVYGAVHSLLGALIAVTVGLVAGTAVGVLAGSLGRVVDDVLMRIVDVLLAIPGLLLSLSIIILLGFGTANAAFAVGVTSIATFARLARSEVVRVRRSDYVEAAFGSGGRFSTVLWRHILPNSLTAVIALAALQFGSAILQISTLGFLGYGAPPPTPEWGLMIAEGRNYVATAWWLTTLPGVIVVAVVLAANRISSALSNR